One region of Gilliamella sp. ESL0405 genomic DNA includes:
- a CDS encoding carboxymuconolactone decarboxylase family protein yields the protein MFNKFRLFFASILLAIFSSGSNANTLPESESSTLTPKQQSIILIAALTAQGDLESLAAALDERLTRDLTINEIKEILIQMYAYTGFPRSLNGIITFEKVLKSRQEKGIYDEIGVEPNQVRTDKSKYEIGKENLALLTGVLPSGHSAGYAAFVPTIEVFLKEHLFADIFERGVLDYQTRELITVSALTSLGNVNAQLKSHINVSMHNGITESQLRDLIALINNHIDKDIANNATTVLNQVLSNRQQ from the coding sequence ATGTTTAATAAGTTTCGATTATTTTTTGCCAGCATTCTGCTGGCAATATTTAGTAGTGGTTCAAATGCCAATACTTTACCGGAGAGTGAAAGTTCAACTCTTACACCAAAACAACAAAGTATCATATTAATTGCTGCTTTAACCGCTCAAGGTGATTTGGAGTCATTAGCTGCGGCATTAGATGAAAGGCTGACGCGCGATTTAACAATTAATGAAATAAAGGAAATATTGATTCAAATGTATGCTTATACAGGTTTTCCTCGTAGTTTAAATGGTATTATTACTTTTGAAAAAGTTCTTAAAAGTCGTCAAGAAAAAGGGATTTATGATGAGATTGGCGTAGAACCTAATCAAGTTCGTACAGACAAAAGTAAATACGAGATAGGCAAAGAAAATTTAGCCTTACTAACTGGCGTTCTTCCATCTGGTCATTCAGCTGGCTATGCTGCATTTGTGCCTACCATTGAAGTTTTTTTAAAAGAGCATCTATTTGCAGATATTTTTGAACGTGGTGTATTAGATTATCAGACTCGTGAATTAATAACGGTATCTGCCTTAACCAGTTTAGGTAATGTAAACGCACAACTCAAATCACATATTAATGTAAGCATGCATAATGGTATAACTGAGTCACAATTACGAGATTTAATTGCTTTAATTAATAATCATATTGATAAAGATATAGCCAACAATGCAACAACAGTGCTTAACCAAGTCTTGAGCAATCGTCAACAATAA
- a CDS encoding TetR/AcrR family transcriptional regulator, with translation MNNKQNSKEKLIKAMAELLLEKGLAATSPRDILTRAEVGQGSLYHYFNGKEDLCLHAIKYNVDQLISFNASVLNTDKNAYNKLSDLLFKARNIDRGCVVGQMARDRAIMENKKLASEVNRGFESMKKTLESLIKIGIADGSISNILAPLEAATLLMSTLQGAYISAKGLQDDSYFHITINTLLKIFTPQHKFHN, from the coding sequence ATGAATAACAAACAAAATTCTAAAGAAAAGTTGATCAAAGCTATGGCTGAGCTCCTATTAGAAAAAGGTCTAGCTGCTACTAGCCCAAGAGATATTTTGACTCGTGCTGAAGTCGGTCAAGGTAGCCTCTATCATTATTTTAATGGTAAAGAGGATCTGTGCCTACATGCAATAAAATATAATGTCGATCAACTTATAAGTTTTAATGCTTCAGTGCTAAATACAGATAAAAATGCATATAATAAACTTTCAGATCTGTTATTTAAAGCTCGTAATATAGATAGAGGATGTGTGGTTGGTCAAATGGCTCGAGATAGAGCTATTATGGAAAACAAAAAGTTAGCGTCAGAGGTTAATCGTGGATTTGAGTCTATGAAGAAAACGCTAGAAAGTCTTATAAAAATTGGGATTGCTGATGGTAGTATTTCTAATATTCTTGCACCATTAGAAGCAGCAACGCTCTTAATGTCTACTTTGCAAGGTGCTTATATTTCTGCAAAAGGATTGCAAGATGACTCTTATTTCCATATAACTATTAATACATTATTGAAGATATTTACTCCACAACATAAGTTTCACAATTAG
- a CDS encoding peptidoglycan-binding protein produces MAKLDLKDYSPAMKEAEDSSKQQTETSSTPATLSQNGRVWFMHPVSMINYFSDNKVLFQKGDKDEIIREINIRLAGFGGNVPTDEFTERTENMIKQFQRDYMKVEETGVVDMDVITAIDEFSVEYDLPSDEWVKKPSSDDQQMFCPCGLCDGFGQNRHKDLYYGAQLESTHRYEYPGIHRSLLWALKAVIFYLKKENSVYSFRKISSGYRCYDRNLQKNRRTTNHKGKALDIHFNKNGVRTRSCEDMDKLRKDIFNNYLGAKWDWLAGQNNIFNLESAKKGAKSWVHYDVRQFDQIFLKDEYFCKDSETLNGKPLVSLIINE; encoded by the coding sequence ATGGCTAAACTCGATTTAAAAGATTATAGCCCGGCAATGAAAGAGGCAGAAGACAGCTCAAAGCAACAAACAGAAACTTCATCAACGCCAGCCACCTTGAGTCAAAATGGAAGGGTGTGGTTTATGCATCCTGTATCTATGATAAATTATTTCTCTGATAATAAGGTTCTTTTTCAAAAAGGCGATAAAGATGAAATAATTCGAGAAATCAATATCCGCCTTGCCGGTTTTGGTGGCAATGTCCCGACTGATGAGTTTACGGAAAGAACGGAAAACATGATCAAACAGTTTCAACGTGACTATATGAAAGTTGAAGAAACGGGTGTTGTTGATATGGATGTAATAACGGCAATTGATGAATTTTCTGTTGAATACGATTTACCAAGCGATGAATGGGTAAAGAAGCCTTCTTCTGATGATCAACAAATGTTTTGTCCATGTGGTTTGTGTGATGGATTTGGTCAAAATAGACATAAAGATCTGTATTATGGAGCACAGTTAGAATCAACGCATAGATATGAATATCCTGGTATACATAGGTCACTTTTATGGGCACTAAAAGCTGTAATATTTTATTTAAAAAAAGAAAATTCAGTTTATAGTTTCAGAAAAATTTCATCGGGATATAGATGCTATGATAGAAATCTTCAAAAAAATAGACGGACTACAAACCATAAAGGTAAAGCTTTAGATATACATTTTAATAAAAATGGTGTTAGAACAAGATCATGCGAAGATATGGATAAGTTGAGAAAAGATATTTTTAATAATTATTTAGGAGCTAAGTGGGATTGGTTAGCTGGACAAAATAATATCTTCAATTTGGAGTCTGCGAAAAAAGGTGCAAAAAGCTGGGTGCACTATGATGTACGGCAATTTGATCAAATTTTCCTAAAAGATGAATATTTTTGTAAAGATTCAGAAACATTAAATGGCAAACCTCTAGTATCATTAATAATTAATGAGTAA
- the tssE gene encoding type VI secretion system baseplate subunit TssE yields MSASLYDILYGYFESGIDIDDVSENEQTIISVMDNIERILNSRAGAIKHLPDYGLPDMSTIFQALPSSAYVLMRAIEKTLLIYEPRLESVSINIDEKINDSMVLSYELVCYFKEGGLVKYGTYFMPDGKARLKYTKKATRY; encoded by the coding sequence ATGAGTGCTTCACTATATGACATATTATACGGTTATTTTGAATCCGGAATTGATATTGATGATGTATCAGAAAATGAACAAACCATAATCAGTGTTATGGATAATATTGAGCGAATTTTAAATAGCCGGGCAGGTGCGATAAAACATCTGCCAGATTATGGGCTTCCCGATATGTCAACAATCTTTCAGGCTTTGCCTTCTTCTGCTTATGTATTAATGCGAGCAATAGAGAAAACGCTTCTGATTTATGAGCCAAGATTAGAATCAGTTAGTATTAATATTGATGAAAAAATTAATGATTCTATGGTATTAAGTTATGAATTAGTTTGTTATTTCAAAGAAGGTGGATTGGTTAAATATGGAACCTATTTTATGCCAGATGGTAAAGCTCGTTTAAAATATACCAAAAAAGCAACAAGGTATTAA
- a CDS encoding type VI secretion system Vgr family protein gives MKKELAKFIGPLGQELLHGLTGLAVSHNRYTLTVDGLNAPVSVLKVNGEEQLNQPWQYTIEFTCTDKQLSIETLLNQKASFCFNPFTGNLLNTAIRSLTDLPTTGQARTLYGVITAFSLLSVSRDEAHYRVVLSPRLARLSLSRNSAIFQNQSVISVIETVLRSHEFTGVDYRLELKAAYPEREFITQWQESDLAFIQRLLADIGVWFRFETHTEHHCDVLVISDDEQGYHQAADIEYKQPSGMTDDGVESVWDIRLDSQVVESSVKVQDYNYRDAKASLLSDVNSQPKETTTYGTDYRYAEHYKGLNANGEKTAQGDDESQASDNDGSADEKENSRHIESGQWYARIRHERAISEKIIISGASNHYNLAPGQRIHIKGSPLADIDDGVIILSAEGHGNRTDAYELRFTAIPYQAFKPYRPKPIAWPTVGGTLPARVTSPDNDTYGYIDTQGRYRVKFNFDLKNWKNGEESLWVRLAKPYAGNTYGFHFPLIDGTEVAIAFTDSNPDRPYIAHAMHDSAHPDHVTTINKHRNVIRTPANNKLRMDDKRGQEHIKLATEYGKTQLNLGHLVDQNKTPRGEGFELRTDDWGAIAAEKGLYLTSQTEPKAQGKQLDMQGAITQLENALSIAKSLQQAAKQSEAHDADTDSQDQLKANLTELAQSGILAYAQEGIALTSPENIQLSTGNSVSITAENQTDITALKNITVSSGEAIGLFAHKSGMKVFANQGDINLQAQNANLNMAAKQDINIDSVDGKLTITASKELTLICGGSYIKISSKGIELGTPDNVKLKCNVMQKMGPASNDLTAKLNNDNKELELLLKKHISFNSKSFSE, from the coding sequence ATGAAAAAGGAATTAGCCAAATTCATTGGCCCATTGGGTCAAGAGTTACTCCATGGACTGACAGGCTTAGCTGTCAGTCATAACCGTTATACCTTAACGGTTGACGGGTTAAATGCACCTGTTTCAGTATTAAAGGTTAATGGTGAAGAGCAGTTAAACCAGCCGTGGCAATACACAATAGAATTTACCTGTACTGATAAACAACTATCGATTGAAACCCTGCTGAATCAAAAAGCTTCGTTCTGCTTTAATCCGTTTACCGGTAATTTGCTTAATACAGCGATACGCTCCTTAACGGACTTACCGACAACAGGACAAGCCCGCACTCTTTATGGGGTAATTACTGCATTTAGTCTGCTGTCGGTCAGCCGGGATGAAGCGCATTATCGGGTGGTGTTATCGCCAAGATTAGCCCGACTGTCACTGAGCCGTAACAGCGCTATCTTTCAAAACCAAAGTGTCATTAGTGTGATTGAAACAGTGTTACGCAGCCATGAATTTACCGGTGTTGATTACCGTTTGGAATTAAAAGCGGCCTATCCGGAAAGAGAATTTATCACCCAATGGCAGGAGAGTGATTTAGCCTTTATTCAGCGACTGTTAGCCGATATCGGTGTCTGGTTTCGTTTTGAAACGCATACCGAGCATCATTGTGATGTCCTTGTTATCAGTGATGATGAACAAGGTTATCATCAGGCGGCCGATATTGAGTACAAACAGCCGAGCGGTATGACCGATGACGGTGTTGAAAGCGTATGGGATATCCGGTTAGACAGTCAGGTAGTCGAGTCCTCAGTCAAGGTGCAGGATTATAACTACCGGGATGCCAAAGCCAGTTTACTCAGTGATGTCAACAGTCAACCGAAAGAGACCACCACCTACGGAACAGATTACCGCTATGCTGAGCACTATAAAGGCTTAAATGCAAATGGCGAAAAAACCGCGCAGGGTGATGATGAAAGCCAAGCAAGTGACAATGATGGCAGCGCTGATGAAAAAGAAAATAGCCGCCATATTGAAAGCGGGCAATGGTATGCACGTATTCGTCATGAACGTGCAATCAGTGAAAAAATCATCATCAGCGGCGCCAGCAACCACTACAATCTGGCACCGGGACAACGGATTCACATAAAAGGCAGCCCGCTGGCTGATATCGATGACGGCGTGATTATTTTAAGTGCGGAAGGACATGGCAACCGCACCGATGCTTATGAGCTACGCTTTACGGCGATACCGTATCAAGCCTTTAAACCTTACCGGCCAAAACCGATAGCCTGGCCGACAGTCGGCGGAACATTACCGGCACGGGTCACCAGTCCGGATAATGACACTTATGGTTATATCGATACGCAAGGTCGCTATCGGGTCAAATTCAACTTTGACTTAAAAAACTGGAAAAACGGTGAAGAGAGCCTGTGGGTCAGATTAGCCAAACCGTATGCCGGCAACACCTATGGCTTTCACTTTCCGTTAATTGACGGCACAGAAGTGGCGATAGCCTTTACCGACAGCAACCCCGACCGCCCGTATATCGCCCATGCCATGCACGACAGTGCCCACCCTGACCATGTCACCACGATAAACAAACATCGTAATGTAATACGCACCCCGGCCAATAATAAATTGCGGATGGATGACAAACGGGGGCAGGAGCATATCAAACTGGCAACCGAATACGGTAAAACGCAACTTAATCTGGGTCACTTAGTTGACCAAAACAAAACACCACGGGGTGAAGGGTTTGAACTTCGCACGGATGACTGGGGTGCCATTGCAGCTGAAAAGGGCTTATACCTGACCAGCCAAACCGAGCCAAAAGCGCAAGGCAAACAACTGGATATGCAAGGTGCGATTACCCAGCTGGAAAATGCCTTATCGATAGCCAAATCACTCCAGCAAGCCGCAAAGCAATCGGAAGCCCACGATGCCGACACCGACAGTCAGGACCAGCTCAAGGCCAACTTAACTGAACTGGCACAAAGTGGCATCTTAGCTTATGCGCAAGAAGGCATTGCATTAACCAGCCCGGAAAACATTCAGCTATCAACCGGTAACAGCGTGAGTATCACGGCGGAAAACCAAACCGACATCACGGCATTAAAAAACATCACGGTATCATCGGGAGAAGCAATAGGGTTATTTGCCCACAAATCAGGGATGAAGGTTTTTGCCAATCAAGGGGATATCAACCTGCAAGCCCAAAATGCCAACCTGAATATGGCCGCAAAGCAAGATATCAACATTGACAGTGTTGACGGCAAACTGACCATTACCGCCAGCAAAGAGTTAACCTTAATCTGTGGCGGCTCGTATATCAAAATCAGCAGTAAAGGCATAGAGCTTGGTACACCAGATAACGTTAAGCTTAAATGTAATGTGATGCAGAAGATGGGGCCGGCGAGTAATGATCTAACAGCAAAATTGAATAATGATAATAAAGAGCTTGAATTATTGCTAAAAAAACATATAAGTTTTAATTCAAAAAGCTTTTCGGAATAA
- a CDS encoding HPP family protein, with amino-acid sequence MKFFFWGSEKLPSRPKLLELFQGLLGGTLAILTLECLTIYSGCYFIMAPFGASCVILFAVSQSPLAQPRNVILGHLISAFIGLVFLKLFGDSAFVTALAVGCAIAAMQFFRCVHPPAGANPLVILLTANQVNYDFNFLLFPVLSGSLSLVIIAYVVNNLLSKSKWPVYWLAFFNNKKNE; translated from the coding sequence ATGAAATTCTTTTTTTGGGGTAGTGAAAAACTACCTAGTAGGCCTAAATTACTTGAATTATTTCAAGGACTGTTAGGCGGGACTTTGGCAATTTTAACGCTGGAGTGTCTGACGATCTATTCAGGCTGTTATTTTATAATGGCTCCGTTTGGGGCTTCGTGTGTCATTTTATTTGCTGTTTCTCAGTCTCCTCTTGCACAACCAAGAAATGTAATTTTAGGGCATCTTATATCAGCATTTATTGGTTTAGTATTTTTGAAATTGTTTGGTGATTCAGCTTTTGTTACTGCTTTAGCTGTAGGTTGCGCTATTGCAGCAATGCAATTCTTTAGATGTGTACATCCACCAGCAGGCGCTAATCCATTGGTTATATTGTTAACAGCAAATCAGGTTAATTACGATTTCAACTTTTTGTTGTTTCCTGTGCTCTCAGGTTCCCTTTCTTTAGTAATAATAGCCTATGTGGTTAACAATCTACTATCAAAAAGTAAGTGGCCAGTTTATTGGTTAGCATTTTTCAATAATAAAAAGAACGAGTAA
- a CDS encoding TetR/AcrR family transcriptional regulator, giving the protein MKKTYELIIKTAEKLFYRTGFSSVGVDEIRDMSGCSKTTLYNHFGSKDKLIVEVLKHRDLIFRSKLEDSITGLNGKNAILGIFKWHKKWFSEVDYNGCLFTRAVEEMRETLPCISDILKEHKEFVRGLIYSKLEDYSDKESLTNKLMVILEGLINIGVEYKNDKNLNDQIEQDAINLVLELLDRNSVHK; this is encoded by the coding sequence TTGAAAAAAACATATGAATTAATTATAAAGACTGCTGAAAAACTGTTTTATCGAACTGGTTTTTCGAGTGTAGGCGTTGATGAAATTAGGGATATGTCAGGCTGCTCTAAAACCACTTTATACAATCATTTTGGAAGTAAAGATAAACTTATAGTGGAAGTATTAAAACATAGAGACTTAATATTCCGTTCAAAGCTTGAGGATTCTATTACTGGGCTTAATGGAAAAAATGCTATTTTGGGAATATTTAAATGGCATAAAAAATGGTTTTCCGAAGTGGATTATAACGGCTGTTTATTCACGCGAGCAGTAGAGGAAATGCGTGAAACCTTGCCTTGCATATCAGATATACTTAAAGAACATAAAGAATTTGTTAGAGGCCTAATTTATTCAAAACTTGAAGATTATTCTGATAAAGAGTCTTTGACAAATAAACTGATGGTGATTCTTGAAGGACTTATTAATATTGGTGTGGAGTATAAAAATGATAAGAATCTTAATGATCAGATTGAACAAGATGCTATTAATTTAGTGTTAGAGTTGTTGGATAGGAATTCAGTACACAAATAA
- the tssG gene encoding type VI secretion system baseplate subunit TssG: MESEQSIENSPLMQMLEKNLPKINFYRFCQLLEQLYDKEPSLGRFESPVSDPLRFAPSVDMSFPASELKCIEKSPYLNRPTTVRTRFLGLYGVDAILPLGLLDNIIRREENYQAMTDFLDIFNHRVITQFYRIWLKYHYPASYLSGGRDPISQCLFGLIGLGIKGTSKQIGTPLSRFFALLGTMSQKTRTAQGVAGLIRLLVEDAKVDVIEFYPIWQSIDQPAKLGGQGQQKIGLDGGAILGSRFKECNQCIHIIITPQHENQITDLLPDGQTFHDILALLRVYLGYQVDAKITLRIKRKFLPKSQLTSNNSRLGLTASFTKTNTNKDAIEDVLVNIGFYSGIDYQAY, encoded by the coding sequence ATGGAATCAGAGCAAAGCATCGAAAATAGCCCTTTAATGCAAATGCTTGAAAAAAATCTGCCAAAAATTAACTTTTATCGTTTTTGTCAGTTACTCGAGCAATTATATGATAAAGAGCCATCTTTAGGTCGATTCGAATCACCTGTATCTGACCCATTAAGATTTGCACCTTCGGTCGATATGTCTTTTCCTGCGAGCGAATTGAAGTGTATTGAAAAGTCACCTTATTTAAATCGACCAACAACAGTAAGGACACGGTTTTTGGGTTTATATGGTGTCGATGCAATATTGCCACTGGGGTTGCTTGATAATATCATTCGCCGAGAAGAAAATTATCAGGCTATGACTGACTTTTTGGATATTTTTAACCATAGGGTGATTACTCAGTTTTACCGAATCTGGTTAAAATACCATTATCCAGCAAGCTATTTAAGTGGTGGGCGAGATCCGATATCACAATGTTTATTCGGGCTAATTGGTTTGGGTATTAAAGGAACGAGTAAACAGATTGGTACACCGTTATCTCGTTTCTTTGCACTGCTTGGGACTATGTCTCAAAAAACACGTACTGCACAGGGAGTCGCTGGCTTAATTCGATTATTGGTTGAAGATGCCAAAGTAGATGTTATTGAGTTTTATCCTATATGGCAATCGATCGACCAGCCTGCAAAATTAGGTGGGCAAGGTCAGCAAAAAATTGGATTAGATGGTGGTGCTATCCTTGGATCTCGCTTTAAAGAGTGTAATCAGTGTATACATATCATTATCACCCCTCAACATGAAAATCAAATTACGGATCTTCTGCCGGATGGTCAAACCTTTCATGATATTTTGGCTTTATTACGTGTTTATTTAGGTTATCAGGTTGATGCCAAAATCACATTACGTATAAAAAGAAAATTTTTACCGAAAAGCCAATTGACCTCCAACAATAGTCGATTGGGATTAACTGCATCATTTACTAAAACCAATACCAATAAAGACGCCATTGAAGATGTATTGGTAAATATAGGATTTTATTCTGGTATTGATTATCAGGCATATTAA
- a CDS encoding cupin domain-containing protein — translation MKSTWLTTLFLFTFSFSAPNVVANDQEEIKVDDKIYIIRHNINTMVKGSENNFTGYVTISPLITAKDPLDKSAGYVTFQAGARTNWHTHPNGQMLIGVAGKGRVQKWGDDIIEINPGEVVWVPAGVKHWHGASPDYYFTHFALADIVDGKSSDWLEKVTESQYQSK, via the coding sequence ATGAAAAGTACATGGCTAACAACACTCTTTTTGTTTACTTTCAGCTTTAGCGCTCCTAATGTTGTAGCTAACGATCAGGAGGAAATTAAGGTGGATGATAAGATTTATATTATTCGACATAACATAAATACAATGGTTAAAGGCTCAGAAAATAATTTTACCGGATATGTCACTATCTCACCATTAATTACAGCTAAAGATCCATTAGATAAATCCGCTGGATATGTTACTTTTCAAGCAGGTGCAAGAACCAATTGGCATACTCATCCTAATGGCCAGATGCTAATTGGCGTAGCCGGTAAAGGACGTGTTCAAAAATGGGGTGATGACATAATTGAGATTAATCCGGGTGAAGTTGTATGGGTACCTGCTGGCGTCAAACATTGGCATGGTGCGTCACCTGACTATTATTTTACCCATTTTGCTCTTGCCGATATTGTCGATGGTAAAAGTAGTGATTGGCTTGAAAAAGTAACTGAATCACAATATCAGAGTAAATAA
- the tssJ gene encoding type VI secretion system lipoprotein TssJ, producing the protein MRIIKSITTCLLMIWLTGCGIAQSVTETVTGISDSVFKWNIRTLHLDITARAELNLDDESRSSPVVIRIYQLKEEDSFISASYQDLVDQDSEILKDSLIESKEVVLKPNTSISIDTPFDKKAEKVGIVALYKEPNLKDDSWRLVLSRDDLHITDPREIIANKYSIELVEEK; encoded by the coding sequence ATGAGAATAATAAAATCGATAACTACTTGCTTATTAATGATTTGGTTAACAGGGTGTGGTATTGCTCAGAGTGTGACAGAAACCGTAACAGGGATAAGCGATTCCGTTTTCAAGTGGAACATTAGAACGTTACATTTAGATATTACAGCCAGAGCTGAATTAAATTTAGATGATGAAAGCCGCTCATCTCCGGTGGTAATTCGCATATATCAGTTAAAAGAAGAAGATTCTTTTATCTCAGCTTCTTATCAAGATCTGGTTGATCAAGATAGCGAGATATTAAAAGATTCTCTCATTGAAAGTAAAGAAGTTGTCTTAAAACCAAATACTTCAATTTCGATAGACACACCTTTTGATAAGAAGGCCGAAAAGGTTGGAATCGTTGCACTTTATAAAGAACCCAATTTGAAAGATGACAGTTGGCGATTAGTCTTATCTCGAGATGATTTACATATCACCGATCCACGTGAAATTATTGCAAATAAATATTCAATTGAACTAGTGGAAGAAAAGTAA
- a CDS encoding GNAT family N-acetyltransferase codes for MTTQIIVMQEFRELGHNLFKGSVRTDIRCAEKNQITVHRYNKSNRRDLMLFYDLYIKTMEKVQAKYCISLPLIEDLLNDERNAELYLAHYNDKIVSGSIILKSKNNIFYWINASDSISLKFKPNHKVLSHIINEYSDMDYINLGFSHSDTLRQFKKTWGAKDFKYYVFEKLF; via the coding sequence ATGACTACTCAAATAATTGTAATGCAAGAATTTAGAGAGTTAGGTCATAACTTGTTTAAAGGTAGTGTTCGAACAGATATTAGATGTGCAGAAAAAAATCAAATAACAGTTCATCGTTATAATAAAAGTAATCGTAGAGATCTAATGCTTTTTTATGATTTATATATAAAAACCATGGAAAAAGTTCAAGCAAAATATTGTATCAGTTTACCTTTGATCGAAGATTTGCTTAATGATGAGAGAAATGCAGAATTATATTTAGCTCACTATAATGACAAAATTGTATCTGGCAGTATTATTCTAAAATCAAAGAATAATATTTTTTACTGGATAAACGCTAGTGATAGTATTTCATTAAAATTTAAACCAAATCATAAAGTACTTTCACATATTATTAATGAGTATTCTGATATGGATTATATCAATTTAGGGTTTTCACATAGTGATACATTAAGGCAATTTAAAAAAACATGGGGAGCTAAAGATTTTAAATATTATGTGTTTGAAAAATTATTTTAG
- a CDS encoding alpha/beta hydrolase, giving the protein MVMATVVSASLAGGAVADDYRKNPFTLTYQGAITENIKGKVNIHPVTYQLHGIKIVANIYTPPNYDPTKKYPVVVVAHPNGGVKEQVAGLYAQRLAELDYITIAADAAYQGGSGGEPRYVDKPANRIEDIHGMADYISQYAGADTDRIGLLGICGGGGYSIKAAQTDKRFKAVATLSMFDSGLVRRNGYMDSQLDTIQQRLKQATDARAQEAAGGNVIYVGGDNKLTKNQIASLPFELYRQGMEYYQYTHAHPNSSSKYTMSSLLDLMRFDAASNMDLINQPLLMMAGSKADSLYMTEKAFKGATGTKNKELYLIPDATHIETYWVPKYVDQAVDKLIQFYGKNL; this is encoded by the coding sequence ATGGTTATGGCAACGGTTGTTTCAGCCTCATTAGCTGGTGGTGCAGTCGCTGATGATTATCGAAAAAATCCATTTACATTGACTTATCAAGGTGCGATTACTGAAAATATAAAAGGTAAAGTTAATATTCATCCTGTTACCTACCAACTTCATGGCATTAAAATAGTTGCTAATATTTATACCCCTCCTAATTATGACCCGACAAAAAAATATCCTGTAGTAGTTGTTGCTCATCCAAATGGTGGAGTTAAAGAACAAGTCGCAGGGCTTTATGCTCAACGCTTAGCTGAGCTTGATTATATAACTATTGCAGCTGACGCTGCTTATCAAGGTGGTAGCGGAGGTGAGCCACGTTATGTGGATAAACCAGCTAATAGAATTGAAGATATTCATGGTATGGCAGACTATATAAGCCAATACGCAGGTGCCGATACCGATCGAATTGGTTTGCTTGGAATCTGCGGTGGAGGCGGTTATTCAATCAAAGCTGCACAAACTGATAAACGGTTTAAAGCTGTGGCTACATTAAGTATGTTTGATTCAGGTTTAGTTCGCCGTAATGGTTATATGGATTCTCAGTTAGATACTATTCAACAGCGATTAAAACAAGCTACTGATGCAAGAGCTCAAGAAGCCGCTGGGGGTAATGTTATTTACGTTGGTGGAGATAATAAGTTAACTAAAAACCAAATTGCGAGTTTGCCTTTCGAACTCTATCGTCAAGGAATGGAATATTATCAATATACTCACGCCCATCCAAATTCAAGTTCTAAATACACTATGAGCAGTTTACTTGATTTGATGCGTTTTGATGCGGCCAGCAATATGGATCTAATAAATCAACCATTATTGATGATGGCTGGTAGTAAAGCTGATTCTTTATATATGACAGAAAAAGCGTTCAAAGGTGCTACGGGAACAAAAAACAAAGAACTCTATCTTATCCCTGACGCAACACATATCGAAACCTATTGGGTACCTAAATATGTTGATCAAGCTGTAGATAAATTAATTCAATTTTACGGTAAAAATCTCTAA